Proteins encoded within one genomic window of Pygocentrus nattereri isolate fPygNat1 chromosome 7, fPygNat1.pri, whole genome shotgun sequence:
- the ubl7b gene encoding ubiquitin-like protein 7b, which yields MADSVWHLSLKLHDRPKAVFRFPEKSMRDSKPGGCQVSTLKQLLSTYLVDSVPHPELMELVHCGCKLKDDLTLDSYGIKSGSTLHVLKKAWPEPEVKPEPVNRTAAAREFRLLQTAMHSNTAYREAVFKMLGNKESLDQIIVASPGLTSDPVALGVLQDKDLFTQFTDPALLDVLISSHPALVNAIILILHSVTSSMPGQSSASSSRNVSASSYSEMPGGFLFEGMSDDEEDFQSGSHAESSRRARLAVGSRPMSLGNSGATGPRPITQSELATALALASTPENNTVTPVLGSQDMSSGGSSGTAGTPVTSSLFSQALQQALQATGVASLQGRWQTQMQQLRDMGIRDEELALRALQATDGDLQAALELIFAGGGGGL from the exons ATGGCTGATTCAGTTTGGCACCTCTCCCTAAAGCTGCATGACAGACCAAAAGCAGTGTTCCGCTTCCCAGAGAAATCCATGCGGGACTCTAAACCTGGAGGCTGTCAAGTGTCCACCCTAAAGCAACTGCTCTCAACATACTTGGTGGATTCTGTGCCACATCCTGAGCTCATGG AGCTGGTGCACTGTGGCTGTAAGCTAAAAGATGATTTGACTTTAGATTCCTATGGGATCAAGTCTGGGTCCACGCTGCACGTTTTAAAGAAAGCATGGCCAGAACCAGAGGTCAAACCAG AACCAGTAAACAGAACTGCTGCTGCTCGAGAGTTCAGACTGCTTCAGACCGCCATGCACTCCAACACTGCCTACAGAGAGGCA GTATTTAAGATGCTGGGCAATAAGGAGTCTCTGGATCAGATTATAGTGGCCTCACCTGGGCTCACTTCTGACCCAGTCGCATTAG GTGTACTTCAAGATAAGGATCTGTTCACACAGTTTACAGACCCAGCGCTACTTGATGT tttgatcagttCTCATCCAGCTCTGGTCAATGCTATTATACTGATCCTGCACTCTGTAACGAGCAGCATGCCTGGCCAGTCAAGTGCAAGCTCTTCCCGCAACGTCTCTGCTAGTTCCTACAGTGAAATGCCAG GAGGATTTCTCTTTGAGGGCATGTCTGATGATGAGGAAGACTTCCAGTCT GGAAGTCATGCAGAATCATCCAGACGGGCGAGGCTTGCAGTGGGCTCCAGACCAATGAGTCTGGGCAACAGTGGAGCCACAGGGCCTCGGCCGATCACACAGAGTGAGCTAGCTACAGCATTAGCACTGGCTAGCACTCCAGAGAACAACACTGTTACGCCAGTTCTGGGTAGCCAA GACATGTCGTCTGGTGGCTCTTCAGGGACAGCAGGGACTCCCGTCACTTCCAGTCTGTTCAGTCAGGCGCTGCAGCAGGCTCTGCAGGCCACCGGAGTGGCCTCTCTCCAG GGGCGGTGGCAGACGCAGATGCAGCAGTTGAGAGATATGGGTATCAGGGATGAAGAGCTGGCGTTACGTGCCCTCCAGGCCACAGACGGAGACCTACAAGCTGCCCTGGAGCTGATCTttgcaggaggaggaggaggactcTGA